One window from the genome of Gimesia aquarii encodes:
- a CDS encoding right-handed parallel beta-helix repeat-containing protein, producing the protein MRNAARFARLILGLLCLIVLFCNLEQAVCGVIYVDNRLGNNTLNGISPKIVDGQNGPVKTITRAIQYAKQGDKIILANNETPYFESLSLSGKRFSGLGKEKFTILGNGAIISGAIKIPPNGWRQSGNGLWKVTPFRKGFFNLYHNGKRLPEYRPAENQAVKLEKILPGNWAVHRGAIYYRALKNQLPPTESFTLAGKSVGLSLIDIDGLQISDLTFEKFRMDGINVHDRCKNIVLENVTCTENGRCGLSVNGTSQVKVIDSKLINNRIYDLLITEQAVADLRKTELSKKASVSE; encoded by the coding sequence ATGCGAAATGCTGCTCGCTTCGCCAGGTTGATCTTGGGATTGTTGTGTTTGATCGTTCTCTTCTGCAATTTAGAGCAAGCAGTTTGTGGCGTGATTTATGTCGATAATCGTCTTGGTAACAATACCCTCAACGGAATTTCGCCAAAGATTGTTGATGGGCAGAACGGCCCCGTTAAAACCATCACACGTGCGATTCAATATGCCAAACAGGGAGACAAAATCATCCTTGCTAACAATGAGACTCCCTATTTTGAATCATTAAGCCTCTCTGGTAAAAGATTCAGTGGACTGGGAAAAGAGAAATTTACAATCCTGGGAAATGGTGCGATTATTAGTGGAGCGATCAAAATCCCCCCCAATGGTTGGAGACAATCAGGAAACGGACTATGGAAAGTCACTCCCTTTCGAAAAGGTTTTTTTAATCTTTATCACAATGGAAAAAGACTTCCTGAATATCGTCCTGCTGAGAATCAAGCTGTGAAACTGGAGAAAATTCTTCCTGGAAACTGGGCCGTTCATCGAGGTGCCATCTATTATCGTGCTCTAAAAAATCAACTACCTCCCACAGAATCATTTACTCTCGCGGGGAAATCGGTTGGCCTGTCTCTGATTGACATTGATGGTTTACAGATCTCTGATTTGACATTTGAAAAATTCAGGATGGATGGGATCAACGTTCATGATCGCTGTAAGAATATCGTTTTGGAAAATGTAACCTGCACAGAAAATGGCAGATGTGGACTTTCCGTCAATGGGACATCGCAGGTGAAAGTGATCGACTCAAAGTTAATCAACAATCGCATCTATGATCTATTAATTACTGAGCAGGCAGTCGCTGACCTCAGGAAAACAGAACTCAGTAAAAAAGCTTCGGTCTCCGAGTAG
- a CDS encoding enoyl-ACP reductase FabI has protein sequence MGLFEGKKGLVFGIANDHSIAWAITEKLYDEGAEMAFTHLPDKDPERPRMERRLRKLVEPRGAKIMIPCDVTKDEDIDKVFEIVKEEYGEIDFLLHSIAYAPMDDLKGPVANVSRDGFKLSMEISVYSLIAIANRAQHILKPGGSLLTLSYLGGEKVIPGYNIMGVCKSALENSIKYLANELGPQGIRVNSLSAGPLKTLSSSAVGEFDMMMKLYQTMSPLRKNIIPEDVGKSGMYLLSDLSSGVTGENHHVDSGYHVMGAPPIELQQQG, from the coding sequence ATGGGTCTTTTTGAAGGCAAAAAAGGTTTGGTTTTTGGAATCGCCAATGACCACTCAATTGCATGGGCCATTACGGAGAAGCTTTACGACGAAGGAGCTGAGATGGCTTTCACTCACCTTCCTGATAAAGATCCCGAGCGTCCGCGCATGGAACGGCGTTTGAGAAAACTCGTTGAACCCAGGGGGGCCAAGATCATGATCCCCTGTGATGTCACCAAGGATGAAGACATCGATAAAGTATTCGAAATCGTAAAAGAAGAATACGGGGAGATCGATTTCTTACTGCATTCGATCGCGTATGCACCGATGGACGATCTCAAAGGGCCTGTTGCCAACGTGAGTCGAGATGGATTCAAGCTTTCCATGGAAATCAGTGTCTATAGTCTCATTGCAATCGCGAATCGTGCGCAACACATTCTCAAGCCTGGTGGGAGTTTACTGACACTCAGCTACCTGGGGGGAGAAAAAGTGATCCCCGGTTATAACATTATGGGTGTCTGTAAGTCCGCACTTGAAAATTCCATCAAATATCTGGCCAATGAGTTAGGTCCGCAGGGCATTCGCGTCAACAGCTTAAGTGCCGGCCCACTTAAGACACTTAGTTCATCAGCCGTTGGTGAATTCGACATGATGATGAAGCTTTATCAGACCATGTCGCCACTTCGCAAGAACATCATCCCTGAAGATGTTGGTAAATCAGGAATGTATTTGTTAAGTGACCTCTCGAGTGGTGTTACCGGGGAAAATCATCACGTCGATTCGGGGTACCATGTCATGGGGGCTCCTCCGATCGAATTACAACAACAGGGATAA
- a CDS encoding acyl carrier protein, producing the protein MSSIQSEVRDFVAENFLFDENPESLNNDDSFLETGIIDSTGVLELVAFIEEKYSVEVDDDELVPENLDSIDRLITFIESKLKELA; encoded by the coding sequence ATGAGTTCGATACAGTCTGAAGTTCGGGATTTTGTTGCAGAGAATTTTTTGTTCGACGAAAACCCTGAATCTTTAAACAACGATGATTCATTTCTGGAAACAGGTATTATCGATTCAACGGGTGTTCTGGAATTAGTCGCCTTTATTGAAGAAAAATATTCTGTAGAAGTCGACGATGACGAATTGGTTCCTGAAAACCTGGATTCAATAGATCGGTTAATCACATTCATTGAATCCAAGCTGAAAGAATTAGCTTAA
- a CDS encoding lysylphosphatidylglycerol synthase transmembrane domain-containing protein: protein MIKLTVGVIITVACLAAAVWGIDVEQIKASFRDANFWTLPILLLILFVFYWLKALRWGMLLEPIKPLSAKQVTPAMMIGFMGNNILPAHLGEFLRVYVLSKQFQIPKTTVLSTVVLERLFDVVAILCFLGGSVYFAPNLPDDYRTGSIVLAMMTLLAVFFLAAYLIWTDIVIGLFGKIFSYLRFLPAKLTHLVLEMMKSGAHGMASMKSKRLTFGIIWTSFAQWTLNGLSILVALWSFDIQVTPLAAFVVLGVTAFGVTVPSTPGFFGVVQLCFWISLQAFGVSKADAFAASVYYQLSQYIPVTLIGLYFSNREGLKLSEAEKEAEKELDELEGI from the coding sequence TTGATCAAACTGACTGTAGGAGTCATCATTACGGTCGCCTGTCTGGCAGCTGCCGTCTGGGGCATTGATGTTGAGCAAATCAAAGCAAGCTTTCGAGATGCTAACTTCTGGACATTGCCTATTTTACTACTGATACTGTTTGTCTTCTACTGGTTGAAGGCACTACGCTGGGGAATGTTATTGGAACCGATCAAGCCGCTTTCTGCAAAACAAGTCACCCCCGCAATGATGATCGGCTTCATGGGTAACAACATTCTGCCTGCACATCTTGGTGAGTTCTTACGTGTATATGTGCTTAGCAAGCAGTTTCAGATTCCAAAGACAACGGTCTTGTCAACGGTGGTTCTGGAACGATTGTTTGATGTAGTGGCGATTCTTTGTTTTCTTGGTGGAAGTGTTTATTTTGCCCCCAATCTGCCGGATGACTATCGAACTGGCAGCATCGTATTAGCAATGATGACTTTATTGGCGGTCTTTTTTCTTGCCGCCTATCTAATCTGGACTGATATCGTAATAGGATTATTTGGAAAAATCTTCAGCTATCTACGCTTTCTGCCAGCGAAACTAACACATCTCGTTTTGGAAATGATGAAATCGGGCGCACACGGAATGGCGTCAATGAAAAGTAAACGGTTGACTTTCGGGATTATCTGGACTTCGTTTGCACAGTGGACGTTGAACGGGCTGAGTATTCTAGTCGCACTTTGGAGTTTTGATATCCAGGTGACTCCATTGGCGGCGTTTGTCGTTCTAGGAGTAACAGCATTTGGTGTGACGGTTCCTTCCACTCCGGGCTTCTTTGGAGTGGTTCAACTCTGTTTCTGGATCAGCTTGCAGGCATTTGGAGTTTCCAAGGCCGATGCGTTTGCCGCATCAGTCTATTATCAGCTTTCGCAATATATCCCTGTTACGCTCATTGGATTGTATTTTTCAAATCGTGAGGGGCTGAAATTGAGCGAAGCAGAAAAGGAAGCCGAAAAAGAACTAGATGAGCTTGAAGGTATTTAA
- the asnB gene encoding asparagine synthase (glutamine-hydrolyzing), giving the protein MCGIAGIIQSDRLPVRQAELQSMIGTLNHRGPDASGIKTFGSVGFAHSRLSIVDLAGGGQPMQSADGMLSITFNGEIYNHIELRAQLASKGYQFQTHSDTEVILYMYAEYGPGCVQQLNGQWAFAIHDERRQEVFLSRDRMGIRPLFYTQTPSRFLFASEIKALFTLPDVERKTDLTALNQLFTFWSPLSPRTFFDNVLELPPAHSMIVKNDQLKIWQYWKLDYSPNEETRSLDDWAEELRALLIHATQLRLRADVHVSAYLSGGLDSSVTSAIIRNYTNAPLNTFSVVFKDKEYDESRYQQEMIQELGTEHQTVCCSYDDIGRVFPQVIQHTEKPVLRTAPAPMFLLSKLVHDNQFKVVMTGEGADEILGGYDLFKETKIRRFWSRQPDSKIRPLLLKRLYPYMKNLQAQSPAYLKAFFNIRPEDINSPFFSHLPRWELTSKLKTFFSNDVKQHLINNDPLSDFSDQLPEQFSKWPSFCQAQYLETVNLMPGYILSSQGDRMAMGNSVEGRFPFLDYRVVEFAARIPIRFKMNGLNEKYLLKYALRDLIPKSIRQRPKQPYRAPEAHSFIDTKKQRARFEYVNQLLSKNKLQENGLFNPTAVQRLVKKIEQGRAIGTRDNMALVGILSTQLLVEEMINRQPTVSGNNDSAIAKLLA; this is encoded by the coding sequence ATGTGTGGAATTGCGGGAATCATTCAGTCTGACCGACTTCCAGTCAGACAGGCCGAATTACAGTCTATGATTGGCACTCTCAATCATAGAGGTCCTGACGCTTCAGGAATCAAAACATTCGGCTCTGTTGGATTCGCGCATAGTCGCCTGAGCATTGTTGACCTTGCTGGGGGCGGACAGCCGATGCAATCTGCCGATGGAATGCTTTCCATTACATTCAATGGTGAAATCTATAATCACATTGAACTTCGGGCACAACTTGCCAGCAAAGGCTATCAGTTCCAAACCCATTCCGATACGGAAGTAATTCTGTATATGTATGCGGAATATGGTCCTGGCTGTGTTCAACAATTGAATGGACAATGGGCCTTCGCGATCCATGACGAACGACGACAGGAGGTTTTTCTGTCGCGCGATCGTATGGGAATTCGACCTCTCTTTTATACACAGACACCATCACGATTTCTTTTTGCTTCAGAAATCAAAGCACTGTTCACACTACCGGATGTGGAACGAAAAACAGACCTGACCGCATTGAACCAGTTATTTACATTCTGGTCGCCACTTTCTCCACGAACATTTTTTGATAACGTTTTGGAATTACCCCCCGCACACTCAATGATCGTCAAAAATGATCAATTAAAAATTTGGCAATATTGGAAACTGGATTATAGTCCGAACGAGGAAACACGCTCACTTGATGACTGGGCGGAGGAACTGCGTGCTTTGCTGATTCATGCTACGCAGTTACGCTTAAGGGCGGATGTTCATGTGAGTGCTTATCTAAGTGGCGGCCTGGATTCATCCGTCACTTCAGCCATCATTCGAAACTACACCAATGCCCCCTTAAATACATTCTCTGTTGTGTTTAAGGACAAAGAGTATGATGAAAGTCGTTATCAACAGGAAATGATTCAGGAATTGGGAACCGAGCACCAAACCGTCTGCTGTTCTTATGACGACATCGGACGAGTCTTTCCGCAAGTGATACAGCATACGGAAAAGCCGGTCCTGCGGACTGCTCCTGCCCCCATGTTCCTGCTGTCAAAGCTGGTACACGATAATCAGTTCAAAGTTGTGATGACCGGTGAAGGAGCCGACGAAATCCTGGGCGGTTACGATTTATTCAAAGAAACCAAAATTCGGCGTTTCTGGAGTCGTCAACCCGATTCAAAAATTCGCCCCCTCCTGTTGAAGCGTCTTTATCCTTATATGAAAAATCTGCAGGCACAATCGCCCGCTTATCTGAAAGCGTTTTTCAATATTCGTCCCGAAGACATTAACAGCCCATTTTTCTCACATTTGCCACGCTGGGAATTAACTTCCAAATTGAAAACGTTTTTCAGCAACGACGTGAAACAACATCTGATAAACAATGATCCGTTATCAGACTTCTCAGACCAATTACCGGAACAGTTTTCAAAATGGCCATCATTCTGCCAGGCCCAGTACCTCGAAACGGTAAACCTGATGCCGGGCTATATTTTGTCGTCACAAGGCGATCGCATGGCGATGGGAAATTCTGTTGAAGGCCGATTCCCGTTTCTAGACTACCGTGTGGTCGAATTCGCTGCACGTATTCCTATTCGTTTTAAGATGAATGGATTAAATGAAAAGTACCTTCTGAAGTACGCGTTGCGTGACCTGATTCCCAAAAGTATTCGACAACGTCCCAAACAACCTTATCGTGCGCCAGAAGCACATAGTTTCATTGATACAAAAAAACAGAGAGCCCGGTTCGAATACGTAAATCAACTTTTATCAAAAAACAAACTGCAAGAAAACGGATTATTTAATCCAACCGCAGTTCAGCGTTTGGTAAAGAAAATCGAACAGGGTCGTGCGATCGGCACACGCGACAACATGGCACTCGTGGGTATCCTTTCTACACAACTTCTCGTTGAAGAAATGATTAACAGACAACCAACTGTGTCTGGAAATAATGACTCTGCTATTGCGAAGTTACTGGCATAA
- a CDS encoding sigma-70 family RNA polymerase sigma factor: protein MHRFDANLNSLFQEAEKQGFLTFQEVHTFLPDEGGDPALIEYIVLGLEERGLDLIDDPNADIEEEEMPAVEETANAESDESDVTPGANEESDEAAAIVEPETSLSSRDPIRMYLSQMGNIPLLSRSREIFLAKKIEITRKRFRRTVLESDFALKIAIDTLEKVYAGELPFERTLRTSDTEDATKDQIMGRMPFNIATLKALLEKSSHDFQLLSSGELTKPQQREVQKRMTVRRQKMATLCEELCLRTQRLQPVLKRIHQIAGRLREVQEQLNDYKQLRHKSTDTRLLEREISELTSMVVESSEDFQTRSREIKRRFDDWTEAKQQLSGGNLRLVVSIAKKYRNRGLSFLDLIQEGNAGLMRGVEKYEYRRGYKFSTYATWWIRQAITRAVADHARTIRIPVHMFQSISTLKARSEQIRQETGREPTMEELADSVGLGVEETERIMKTWKHPISLDTPVGESEDSSFGDFLEDGHESSPADAAMREMLKDKIEHVLKSLTYREREIIRLRYGLGDGYSYTLEETGRIFKVTRERIRQIESKALRKLQHQTRSAHLRGFVDAIFPNKEDEENEVEEGAESEQESPTMAGVAE, encoded by the coding sequence GTGCACCGTTTCGATGCCAATCTGAATTCACTATTTCAGGAAGCGGAAAAACAAGGTTTTTTAACATTTCAAGAGGTACATACTTTTCTCCCTGATGAAGGGGGCGATCCTGCCCTGATCGAGTATATTGTACTGGGGCTGGAAGAGCGCGGACTTGATCTCATTGATGATCCGAATGCAGACATCGAAGAAGAGGAAATGCCCGCCGTTGAAGAAACAGCAAATGCTGAATCAGACGAGTCGGATGTTACTCCAGGCGCGAATGAAGAGTCTGATGAAGCAGCCGCAATTGTCGAGCCCGAAACATCCCTTTCTTCACGCGATCCGATTCGCATGTATCTCAGCCAGATGGGAAACATCCCTTTGTTGAGTCGTTCACGCGAAATCTTCCTTGCCAAGAAGATCGAGATTACCCGCAAACGGTTCCGGCGTACTGTGCTAGAATCCGATTTTGCGCTCAAAATTGCGATCGACACACTAGAGAAAGTCTATGCTGGTGAACTTCCTTTTGAGAGAACTTTACGGACCTCCGATACGGAAGATGCCACGAAAGACCAGATCATGGGGAGGATGCCATTTAACATCGCCACCCTGAAAGCACTACTCGAGAAAAGCTCTCATGACTTTCAGCTTTTAAGCTCAGGTGAACTTACGAAACCTCAGCAGCGCGAAGTGCAAAAACGTATGACAGTTCGTCGTCAAAAAATGGCAACACTTTGTGAAGAACTCTGTCTGCGTACTCAGCGTCTACAACCGGTACTGAAACGAATCCACCAAATTGCCGGGCGATTACGAGAGGTTCAAGAACAGCTTAATGACTATAAACAATTACGGCATAAATCTACTGATACTCGCCTGCTGGAGCGTGAAATTTCAGAACTGACCAGCATGGTTGTTGAGTCATCTGAAGACTTTCAAACTCGTTCACGCGAAATCAAACGCCGCTTTGATGATTGGACAGAGGCCAAACAGCAGCTTTCAGGTGGAAACTTGCGGCTGGTTGTTTCGATTGCCAAAAAATATCGAAATCGTGGTCTGAGCTTCCTGGATTTGATCCAGGAAGGAAACGCCGGTTTGATGCGTGGTGTTGAAAAATATGAGTATCGTCGAGGCTATAAGTTTTCGACTTATGCCACATGGTGGATTCGTCAGGCGATTACGCGTGCTGTTGCTGACCATGCTCGGACGATTCGAATTCCCGTCCACATGTTCCAGAGTATTTCCACTTTGAAGGCACGAAGCGAACAGATTCGTCAGGAAACGGGACGCGAACCAACGATGGAAGAACTCGCAGATTCCGTCGGTTTAGGAGTTGAAGAGACGGAACGAATCATGAAGACCTGGAAGCATCCTATTAGTCTCGATACTCCTGTAGGAGAAAGCGAAGACAGTAGCTTTGGCGATTTTCTGGAAGATGGTCACGAATCCTCTCCAGCTGATGCCGCTATGCGTGAGATGTTGAAAGACAAAATCGAACATGTGCTCAAGAGTCTCACTTACCGCGAACGCGAAATCATTCGCCTGCGTTATGGTCTGGGTGATGGTTATAGCTACACTCTGGAAGAAACGGGGCGAATTTTCAAAGTGACTCGTGAGCGTATTCGTCAGATCGAGTCAAAAGCCCTGCGAAAACTCCAGCATCAAACCCGAAGTGCCCATCTCAGAGGATTTGTGGATGCGATTTTCCCCAATAAGGAAGATGAGGAGAACGAAGTAGAAGAGGGCGCTGAGTCCGAACAGGAATCACCAACGATGGCTGGTGTTGCTGAATAA
- a CDS encoding ATP-binding protein — translation MSANAPDSDALKSLLDQKDSKKLGDIASNAVNTEELLASLSMLNLTATGDSEESTDTEELITDHQTSEVPNGATAPPLQTESSEPMHVVGKSEHLSQLFNRVQSLLTGDAEEQQGTFVPKSPESMEETGLTLDEIERLILKFLLAKGTRTGRQICQQIRLPFGIVDPILKRAKQDQLVAFGGTAEMGDYEFTITELGRERARRFTQECTYFGSAPVSFKDYLRAMEAQSIAKQQATEEDLKEAFSDLIINHKMLDRLGPAVNSGRGMFLFGEAGNGKTSIAERITKAFGSTIWIPRCMGIDGDIIRIFDPGLHEEVTQETDSESLFDLSGIDQRWVQIIRPTVIAGGELTMRELEVTQNQQTKICEAPLQLKSNCGTFVIDDFGRQRMPVDELLNRWIVPLEKRYDFLNLPSGKKIQVPFDQLIIFSTNLEPKDLVDAAFLRRIPYKIEALDPSEEEFRALFELMAPLMGFQFDETAYQYLVDKHYKAVNRPFRACQPRDLLLQVKNFCVYKQKHKKLTPEAFDFAVENYFSVM, via the coding sequence ATGTCAGCGAACGCTCCCGATTCTGATGCATTAAAATCCCTTCTCGATCAGAAGGACTCTAAAAAACTAGGCGATATTGCGTCTAACGCAGTCAATACCGAAGAGTTGCTCGCCTCGTTGAGTATGCTTAACCTGACTGCAACAGGTGATTCTGAAGAGAGCACCGATACAGAAGAGTTGATAACAGATCATCAAACTTCTGAAGTGCCGAACGGTGCAACTGCGCCTCCGTTGCAAACGGAATCTTCAGAGCCAATGCATGTCGTCGGTAAAAGTGAACATCTCAGTCAACTGTTCAATCGAGTGCAGTCTCTTTTAACGGGAGATGCTGAAGAGCAGCAGGGAACCTTCGTTCCTAAATCACCGGAATCGATGGAAGAGACCGGGTTGACACTGGATGAAATTGAACGCCTGATTCTCAAATTTTTGCTCGCGAAGGGAACTCGCACGGGGCGGCAAATTTGTCAACAGATCAGACTTCCTTTTGGGATCGTCGATCCAATTCTAAAACGTGCCAAGCAAGACCAGTTGGTGGCCTTTGGTGGCACAGCAGAAATGGGTGATTACGAGTTTACCATTACAGAACTAGGACGCGAACGCGCACGTCGATTTACACAAGAGTGTACTTATTTTGGTTCCGCTCCAGTGAGCTTTAAAGATTATCTGCGGGCGATGGAAGCACAGAGCATTGCAAAACAACAGGCAACAGAAGAAGACTTAAAAGAAGCATTTTCAGATTTAATTATCAACCATAAGATGCTCGACCGTTTGGGACCTGCTGTTAACTCTGGAAGAGGGATGTTTTTGTTTGGTGAAGCCGGCAATGGTAAAACCAGTATTGCAGAACGAATCACAAAAGCATTCGGCTCAACGATCTGGATTCCCCGTTGTATGGGGATTGATGGAGATATCATTCGCATTTTTGATCCCGGTTTGCATGAAGAGGTCACACAAGAGACCGATTCTGAAAGTCTCTTTGATCTCTCAGGCATTGATCAACGTTGGGTACAAATCATACGTCCGACTGTGATAGCCGGTGGCGAATTAACCATGCGTGAACTGGAAGTTACACAAAATCAACAGACAAAAATTTGTGAAGCACCGCTGCAACTGAAAAGTAACTGTGGTACTTTTGTGATTGATGACTTTGGGCGTCAGAGAATGCCCGTCGATGAGTTATTGAATCGCTGGATTGTTCCATTGGAAAAACGTTATGATTTTTTGAATCTTCCCAGTGGTAAAAAGATACAGGTTCCCTTTGATCAGCTCATTATCTTTTCTACGAACCTCGAACCTAAAGATCTTGTGGATGCGGCGTTTTTACGACGTATCCCTTACAAGATTGAAGCTCTCGATCCGTCAGAAGAAGAATTTCGAGCGCTCTTTGAGTTGATGGCACCTTTGATGGGATTTCAATTTGATGAAACCGCATATCAATATCTGGTTGATAAACATTATAAAGCCGTCAATCGTCCGTTTCGTGCCTGTCAACCGCGAGACCTGTTACTCCAGGTGAAAAATTTCTGTGTCTACAAACAGAAGCACAAGAAATTGACTCCTGAAGCATTTGACTTCGCAGTTGAAAATTACTTCTCGGTGATGTGA
- a CDS encoding citrate synthase, with protein MSADDVEKTSSETVKGLKGINAADSSICLVNGTEGKLLYRGYNIDDLAENATFEEISFLLLKGELPTADELAKYQESLKQHRTIPDELIEALKKLPPTAPPMALLRSMTSLAGVYDEDAESEDVEKRLEISIKLVSQIPTIVAAIHRIRKGLEPVAPDPSLCHAGNFMYMLNGEKPSQDATRAMDLILTLHAEHGLNASTFTSRVIIATLPDIYSAITGAIGALKGKLHGGANTEVLKTLFEIGSMENIAPYVKKVRAEKGKFMGFGHAVYQVEDPRAKHLKELSRRLGEETGEPKWYEMSIEMEKLVYAEIARNCNVDFYSASLQHYMGIPGELFTCIFAASRIAGWCAHVLEQLDGNKIIRPNAHYIGYEERPYVPVGQR; from the coding sequence ATGAGCGCAGACGACGTAGAGAAAACATCAAGCGAAACTGTTAAAGGCCTTAAAGGGATTAATGCGGCCGACAGTTCAATCTGTTTAGTCAACGGGACCGAAGGGAAATTGCTATATCGCGGATACAACATCGACGATTTGGCTGAGAATGCGACATTTGAAGAAATCTCTTTCCTGTTATTAAAAGGAGAACTTCCTACTGCTGATGAACTGGCAAAATACCAGGAAAGCCTGAAACAACATCGCACGATTCCAGACGAACTGATTGAAGCTCTCAAGAAGCTGCCTCCAACGGCTCCCCCTATGGCACTTCTCAGGTCTATGACTTCCCTGGCAGGTGTTTACGATGAGGATGCTGAGTCTGAAGATGTTGAAAAGCGGTTAGAGATTTCGATCAAGTTGGTGTCACAAATTCCCACGATTGTGGCAGCCATTCATCGCATACGTAAGGGACTGGAGCCAGTAGCCCCTGATCCGAGCCTGTGCCACGCCGGAAACTTTATGTATATGCTTAATGGAGAAAAGCCGAGCCAGGATGCCACACGTGCCATGGATCTGATTTTGACGCTGCACGCTGAGCATGGATTAAATGCGAGTACGTTTACCAGTCGCGTGATTATTGCAACGCTTCCTGATATCTATTCTGCGATCACAGGCGCTATTGGCGCTCTCAAAGGAAAACTGCATGGGGGCGCAAATACAGAAGTGCTGAAAACTCTCTTCGAAATTGGTTCGATGGAAAACATCGCCCCTTATGTGAAAAAGGTTCGCGCAGAGAAAGGGAAATTTATGGGGTTTGGCCATGCGGTCTATCAGGTAGAAGACCCACGTGCTAAACATCTAAAAGAGCTTTCGCGGCGCTTAGGCGAAGAGACCGGAGAACCGAAGTGGTATGAGATGTCCATCGAAATGGAAAAACTGGTCTACGCAGAAATTGCTCGAAACTGTAATGTCGATTTCTATTCTGCCAGTCTCCAACACTATATGGGGATCCCTGGCGAATTATTTACCTGCATTTTTGCAGCCAGCCGCATAGCTGGTTGGTGTGCCCATGTTCTTGAACAACTTGATGGAAACAAAATTATCAGGCCCAATGCCCATTATATCGGCTATGAAGAACGTCCCTATGTTCCCGTTGGTCAACGATAA